A region from the Rhodocyclaceae bacterium genome encodes:
- a CDS encoding AFG1 family ATPase, translating to MRRHASAHGYTLDPAQEATLPAFGRVFDGMAELERAGRSLLGRLSRRRTVRGLYLWGGVGRGKSFLMDTFFAAVPATRKKRIHFHRFMQEIHHSLRDLQGRANPMREVARLIAKDARLLCLDEFHVTDITDAMLMRNLLEGLVEEGIVLVTTSNAKPDDLYRNGLQRSGFLPAIELLKQHLEVIEVESEVDYRLRALHAGGVYHTPIDAAVEARLEAEFRALSGETGETGVPIEVDDRVFVARRVASGTAWFDFRMLCDGPRGKSDYIELARRFHTVIVSGVPELTSDERDVARRFVWLIDEFYDRRVKLILSAEVTVERLFVRVPLDDVYKEQKGSGEFDRTVSRLVEMQSVHYLAEPHLP from the coding sequence ATGCGACGCCATGCCTCTGCGCATGGCTACACGCTCGATCCTGCCCAGGAGGCGACCCTTCCGGCATTCGGGCGCGTGTTCGACGGTATGGCCGAACTCGAGCGCGCCGGGCGATCGCTGCTGGGCCGCCTGTCGCGCCGGCGTACCGTGCGCGGCCTTTACCTGTGGGGCGGCGTCGGCCGGGGCAAGAGCTTCCTGATGGACACGTTCTTCGCTGCCGTGCCGGCGACGAGGAAGAAGCGCATCCACTTCCACCGGTTCATGCAGGAGATCCATCACAGCCTGCGCGACCTCCAGGGCCGCGCGAACCCGATGCGCGAGGTAGCCCGCCTGATCGCGAAGGATGCGCGGTTGCTGTGCCTCGATGAGTTCCACGTGACCGACATCACCGACGCGATGCTGATGCGCAACCTGCTCGAAGGGCTGGTAGAGGAGGGCATCGTGCTGGTGACCACCTCGAACGCGAAGCCGGACGACCTGTACCGCAACGGCCTGCAGCGCAGCGGCTTCCTGCCGGCGATCGAACTGCTCAAGCAGCACCTCGAAGTGATCGAGGTCGAATCCGAAGTCGACTACCGGCTGCGTGCGCTGCACGCGGGAGGCGTCTATCACACGCCGATCGATGCAGCGGTCGAGGCGCGGCTCGAGGCGGAGTTCCGGGCGCTGTCCGGCGAGACCGGCGAGACCGGGGTCCCGATCGAGGTCGACGACCGGGTGTTCGTCGCACGCCGCGTCGCCAGTGGCACCGCCTGGTTCGACTTCCGCATGCTGTGCGACGGTCCGCGCGGCAAGTCGGATTACATCGAGCTCGCGCGGCGCTTCCATACCGTGATCGTGTCCGGCGTACCCGAACTGACGTCCGACGAACGCGATGTCGCGCGCCGGTTCGTCTGGCTTATCGACGAGTTCTACGACCGCCGGGTGAAGCTGATCCTGTCGGCGGAAGTGACGGTCGAGCGGCTGTTCGTGCGCGTTCCGCTCGACGATGTCTACAAGGAGCAGAAGGGCAGCGGCGAGTTCGAC
- the lpdA gene encoding dihydrolipoyl dehydrogenase, which yields MAKQFDVVVIGGGPAGYVAAIRAGQLGLSVACAESNPYADPKGEPRLGGTCLNVGCIPSKALLQSSENYHLLHEGFAQHGITVSDAKIDIGTMVGRKNKIVDQFTGGIKGLFRKYKVTFIPGHGKFVAAGGAGWKLDIGGEAVEAKHVIVATGSRSRPLPGVPVDNETIVDNVGALDFKAVPTKLGIIGSGVIGLELGSVWKRLGAEVTILEALPTFLGACDEAVSKEAWKVFTAKQGLDIKLGCKIGEVKKGKAGVSIAYEQDGKATTLECDRLIVSIGRVPNTDGLAADAVGLKLDARGFIEVDGHCRSTLPNVYAVGDVVRGPMLAHKAMEEGVMVAEIIAGQAGHVNLDTVPWVIYTSPEIAWVGKTEQQLKAEGVAYRTGQIPFMANGRAMGMGDTTGFVKMIADAKTDRILGVHIIAAHASELISEAVVAMEFSASSEDLARIVHAHPTLSEVIHEAALAVDKRSLHF from the coding sequence ATGGCCAAGCAATTCGACGTAGTCGTGATCGGCGGCGGCCCCGCCGGCTATGTAGCCGCGATCCGCGCCGGGCAGCTCGGGCTGTCCGTTGCGTGCGCTGAATCGAATCCCTACGCGGATCCGAAGGGCGAGCCCCGGCTCGGCGGCACCTGCCTGAACGTGGGCTGCATCCCGTCCAAGGCGTTGCTGCAGTCCTCCGAGAACTACCACCTGCTGCACGAGGGCTTTGCCCAGCACGGCATCACGGTTTCGGATGCGAAGATCGACATCGGCACCATGGTCGGGCGCAAGAACAAGATCGTCGATCAGTTCACCGGTGGCATCAAGGGCCTGTTCCGCAAGTACAAGGTCACCTTCATTCCCGGCCATGGCAAGTTCGTCGCGGCAGGCGGTGCAGGCTGGAAGCTCGACATCGGCGGCGAGGCTGTCGAGGCGAAGCATGTGATCGTCGCCACCGGTTCGCGCTCGCGTCCGCTGCCGGGCGTGCCGGTGGACAACGAGACCATCGTCGACAACGTCGGCGCGCTCGATTTCAAGGCAGTGCCGACGAAGCTCGGCATCATCGGCTCCGGCGTGATCGGGCTGGAACTCGGTTCGGTGTGGAAGCGGCTGGGCGCCGAGGTCACCATCCTCGAAGCCCTGCCGACGTTCCTCGGCGCCTGCGACGAGGCGGTGTCGAAGGAAGCCTGGAAGGTGTTCACGGCAAAGCAGGGCCTGGATATCAAGCTGGGCTGCAAGATCGGCGAAGTGAAGAAGGGCAAGGCGGGCGTGTCGATCGCCTACGAGCAGGACGGCAAGGCGACGACGCTCGAGTGCGACAGGCTGATCGTGTCGATCGGCCGCGTCCCCAACACCGACGGCCTGGCTGCAGACGCGGTCGGCCTCAAGCTGGACGCCCGCGGCTTCATCGAGGTCGATGGCCATTGCCGTTCCACGCTGCCCAATGTCTACGCCGTCGGCGACGTGGTACGCGGGCCGATGCTTGCGCACAAGGCGATGGAAGAGGGCGTGATGGTCGCCGAGATCATCGCCGGACAGGCCGGCCATGTGAACCTCGATACGGTGCCCTGGGTGATCTACACCTCGCCCGAGATTGCGTGGGTCGGCAAGACGGAGCAGCAGCTGAAGGCCGAAGGCGTGGCCTATCGCACCGGGCAGATTCCGTTCATGGCCAACGGTCGCGCGATGGGCATGGGCGACACCACCGGTTTCGTGAAGATGATCGCCGATGCGAAGACCGACCGTATCCTGGGCGTGCATATCATCGCCGCCCATGCTTCGGAACTGATCTCCGAGGCGGTGGTTGCGATGGAGTTCTCCGCGAGTTCCGAGGACCTTGCCCGGATCGTTCACGCGCATCCGACGCTGTCCGAGGTGATCCACGAGGCGGCGCTCGCGGTCGACAAGCGATCGCTGCACTTCTGA
- the odhB gene encoding 2-oxoglutarate dehydrogenase complex dihydrolipoyllysine-residue succinyltransferase yields the protein MMLVEVKVPMLSESVAEATLLSWHKKQGEFVKRDENLIDIETDKVVLELPAPDSGVLISIAKGDGGTVVSQEVIATIDTEATASAGASAAAAPAAAPAPAPAAPAAAASAPALAAVMPAAQKIAAEQNVATDALAGSGRGGRVTKEDVLGAVQARAAAPAAPAARAPLPKVDAPVSVGVILGNRPEQRVPMSRLRQRVAERLLASQANAAILTTFNEVNMQPVMDLRAKYRDRFEKEHGVKLGFMSFFVKAAVYALKKFPAVNASIDGPDIVYHGYFDIGVAVSSPRGLVVPIVRDADRKTMADIEKEIAELGKRAQDGKLTLEELTGGTFSISNGGVFGSMLSTPIINPPQSAILGVHATKDRPVVENGQIVIRPMNYLAMSYDHRIIDGREAVLSLVAMKDALEDPSRLLLDV from the coding sequence ATCATGCTGGTGGAAGTGAAGGTACCGATGCTGTCCGAGTCCGTTGCCGAGGCGACGTTGCTCTCATGGCACAAGAAGCAGGGTGAGTTCGTCAAGCGCGACGAGAACCTGATCGACATCGAGACCGACAAGGTCGTGCTCGAACTGCCTGCACCCGACTCCGGCGTGCTGATCAGCATCGCCAAGGGCGATGGTGGAACGGTGGTCAGCCAGGAAGTGATCGCCACGATCGATACCGAGGCCACGGCGAGCGCAGGTGCGTCCGCCGCTGCCGCGCCGGCTGCCGCCCCCGCCCCCGCACCCGCAGCCCCCGCAGCGGCGGCATCCGCGCCGGCCTTGGCGGCGGTGATGCCCGCGGCACAGAAGATCGCCGCCGAGCAGAACGTCGCGACGGATGCGCTCGCCGGCTCCGGCCGCGGTGGCCGCGTGACCAAGGAAGACGTGCTGGGCGCAGTCCAGGCCCGCGCCGCGGCCCCGGCAGCGCCCGCCGCGCGTGCGCCGCTGCCGAAGGTCGATGCACCGGTGAGCGTCGGTGTCATCCTTGGCAACCGCCCTGAACAGCGCGTGCCGATGTCGCGGTTGCGCCAGCGCGTGGCCGAGCGGCTGCTCGCGTCGCAGGCCAATGCGGCGATCCTCACCACCTTCAACGAAGTGAACATGCAGCCGGTGATGGACCTGCGTGCGAAGTATCGCGACCGGTTCGAGAAGGAGCACGGCGTGAAGCTCGGCTTCATGTCCTTCTTCGTAAAGGCGGCCGTCTACGCGCTGAAGAAGTTCCCGGCCGTGAATGCCTCGATCGACGGTCCGGACATCGTCTACCACGGCTACTTCGACATCGGCGTGGCCGTCTCCAGCCCGCGCGGACTGGTCGTGCCGATCGTGCGCGATGCCGACCGCAAGACGATGGCCGACATCGAGAAGGAGATCGCCGAACTGGGCAAGCGTGCGCAGGACGGCAAGCTCACCCTCGAAGAACTCACCGGCGGCACCTTCTCGATCTCCAACGGCGGGGTCTTCGGCTCGATGCTGTCGACGCCGATCATCAACCCGCCGCAGAGCGCCATCCTCGGCGTGCATGCGACCAAGGATCGCCCGGTGGTCGAGAACGGCCAGATCGTCATCCGCCCGATGAACTACCTGGCGATGTCGTATGACCACCGGATCATCGATGGCCGCGAGGCGGTACTGTCGCTGGTCGCCATGAAGGATGCCCTCGAGGATCCTTCCCGACTCTTGCTGGACGTCTGA